Proteins encoded by one window of Amaranthus tricolor cultivar Red isolate AtriRed21 chromosome 4, ASM2621246v1, whole genome shotgun sequence:
- the LOC130810356 gene encoding ATP sulfurylase 2, which produces MSLTIRLHISNYPSYFSQPKLQNPTKNLPNCIYQTNPLRPLVVFPKKMSSMSTSQTQNSTMVIKSSLIDPDGGSLVDLLVPEIGRNLKVVEAESLPKVSLTKIDLEWVHVLSEGWASPLKGFMRENEYLQSLHFNSLRMQDGSIVNMSLPIVLAIDDQTKEQIGSSSNVSLVGPNGDLVAILRSIEIYKHNKEERIARTWGTTAPGLPYVEEVITPAGNWLIGGDLEVLKEIKYNDGLDHYRISPKALRKEFDRREADAVFAFQLRNPVHNGHALLMNDTRRRLLDMGYKNPILLLHPLGGFTKADDVPLDVRMEQHSKVLEDGVLDPETTVVSIFPSPMHYAGPTEVQWHAKARINAGANFYIVGRDPAGMGHPTEKRDLYDPDHGKKVLSMAPGLEKLNILPFRVAAYDTVAKKMSFFEPSRAKDFLFISGTKMRTFARTGENPPDGFMCPGGWKVLVNYYASLQEEESKQPATISA; this is translated from the exons ATGTCTTTAACCATTAGATTACACATTTCAAACTACCCAAGTTATTTTTCTCAACCCAAATTACAAAATCCCACCAAAAATCTCCCTAATTGCATATACCAAACAAACCCATTAAGACCCCTTGTTGTTTTTCCTAAGAAAATGTCATCAATGTCTACCTCTCAAACACAAAACTCAACTATGGTTATCAAAAGTTCTTTGATTGACCCAGATGGGGGTTCATTGGTTGATCTTTTGGTGCCTGAAATTGGGAGAAATTTGAAGGTTGTAGAGGCTGAATCATTGCCTAAAGTTAGTTTAACAAAGATTGATTTAGAATGGGTTCATGTTCTTAGTGAAGGATGGGCTAGTCCTCTAAAAGGATTTATGAGAGAAAATGAATATTTGCAAAGTTTGCATTTTAATTCTTTGAGAATGCAAGATGGGTCTATTGTAAATATGTCATTACCCATTGTTTTGGCCATTGATGATCAAACAAAAGAGCAAATTGGTTCTTCATCTAATGTTTCTTTGGTTGGCCCTAATGGAGATttagttgccattttaagaaG CATTGAGATTTACAAACACAATAAGGAGGAAAGAATAGCAAGAACTTGGGGAACAACGGCTCCAGGGTTGCCCTATGTTGAGGAGGTAATTACGCCTGCTGGAAATTGGCTCATAGGCGGAGACCTGGAAGtactaaaagaaattaaatacaaTGATGGTCTTGATCACTACAGGATTTCTCCTAAAGCTCTCCGTAAGGAGTTTGATAGACGTGAAGCCGATGCAGTTTTTGCCTTTCAACTTAGAAATCCAGTTCATAATGGGCATGCATTGTTGATGAATGATACACGTAGAAGGCTGTTGGATATGGGGTACAAGAACCCAATTCTCTTGTTGCATCCTTTGGGAGGTTTCACAAAGGCTGATGATGTGCCCTTGGATGTCCGAATGGAGCAACATAGCAAG GTTTTAGAAGATGGAGTTCTTGATCCCGAGACTACTGTTGTGTCCATTTTCCCATCTCCCATGCATTACGCTGGTCCAACTGAAGTACAGTGGCACGCCAAAGCACGGATTAATGCTGGCGCTAATTTTTACATTGTGGGTCGTGATCCTGCCGGTATGGGTCACCCAACAGAGAAGAGAGATCTCTATGATCCTGATCACGGAAAGAAAGTGTTGAGCATGGCACCTGGACTCGAGAAGTTGAACATTCTACCTTTCAGG GTAGCAGCATATGATACTGTTGCAAAGAAAATGTCGTTCTTTGAACCTTCTCGTGCAAAAGATTTCCTCTTCATTTCTGGAACCAAG
- the LOC130811430 gene encoding retinoblastoma-related protein isoform X2, which translates to MSPSVVKMDESKTASVNCVNSGEIETQYAELCKNQFCIDGKTFSEAMKLFTDSKSILLNNVSTMGSTSPEELEKYLFAFVLYTSRRLSERTTTDASEDQSGVTLCQILKALKLNLIDYLKELPQFILKVGAILSNMYGADWEKRLEAKELQANFVHLSCLSKYYKRTYHEFFKTEADKMSGDARSCSSGCVSEYYRFGWLLFLSLRVHAFSRFKDLVTSTTGIVSVLAILIIHIPTHMRSFNVLDSPLFEKKSDKGVHLVASLCQKYHTSEDEVKEMIQKANELISNILKKKSCSASQCKAENLDNIDPDDLTYFEDLLEDSSLPTCISLLEKDYDATVGHKGDIDEKVFVNEDDSLLGSGSLSGGAVNISGSKRKFDDMSSPTKTITSPLSPSRSPSLLINGARSGMNIRITSTPVSTAMTTAKWLRTVVSPLPSKPSPQLEKYFMLCDRNISNEVVRRAHIIMEAIFPNSALGERCVAGSLPNSNLTDNIWAQQRRLEALKLYYRVLEAMCTAESQLLHANNLTSLLTNERFHRCMLACSAELVLATHKTVTMLFPAVLEKTGITAFDLSKVIESFIRHEDSLPRELRRHLNSLEERLLESMVWEKGSSMYNSLIIARPALSTEINRFGLLAEPMPSLDAIAAYINISCGGLPPLPSSHKHEAAAGQNGDMRSPKRTLSEYRSVLVDRNSFTSPVKERLINNLKQKLTPPALQSAFASPTRLSPGGGGETCAETGVNIFFSKIMKLAAVRINGMIEKLEKKSESPPSQKSKAKRQSQEQLRESVYCLFQKILNQRTSLFFNRHIDQIILCSLYGVAKILQYPLQFKEIILNYRKQTHCKPQVFRSVFVDWSSPPRNGRQGQDHVDIITFYNEVFIPSVKPLLVELGPQGAGVKTDLVPDSSNNKNGQCPGSPKISTFPNLPDMSPKKVATNVYVSPLRSSKMDVLITNSSKSYYACVGESTHAYQSPSKDLTAINDRLNRHMVDTNAYQSPTKDLIATNDHSNSSRRVRGALNFESDPDVGLVSDSLVANSLYLQNGNCTRNSSPVPMKTEQPDS; encoded by the exons ATGAGTCCATCTGTTGTAAAAATGGATGAATCGAAGACAGCATCAGTGAACTGTGTAAACAGTGGTGAAATCGAAACTCAATATGCTGAACTCTGCAAG AACCAGTTTTGCATTGATGGCAAAACGTTTTCGGAAGCCATGAAGCTTTTTACAGATAGCAAAAGTATTCTGCTGAATAATGTGTCAACTATGGGAAGCACATCG CCAGAAGAATTAGAGAAATATTTGTTCGCTTTTGTTCTTTACACTAGTAGGAGACTGAGTGAAAGAACTACAACTGATGCAAGTGAAGATCAAAGTGGTGTTACATTGTGCCAGATTTTAAAAGCTTTGAAATTGAA CCTTATAGATTATCTCAAAGAGCTTCCTCAGTTTATCTTGAAGGTTGGTGCAATTTTAAGTAATATGTATGGTGCAGATTGGGAGAAGAGGCTGGAG GCAAAGGAATTGCAAGCCAATTTCGTGCACTTGAGCTGTCTAAGCAA GTACTACAAGAGAACATATCACGAATTTTTCAAAACCGAAGCTGATAAAATGTCTGGTGATGCAAGAAGTTGTTCTTCTGGTTGTGTTTCAGAGTATTATAGGTTTGGTTGGCTGCTGTTTTTGTCCCTTCGTGTCCATGCCTTCAGCAGGTTTAAGGACCTAGTAACCAGCACTACTGGAATAGTCTCTGTGTTG GCCATCTTGATCATTCACATCCCTACTCATATGAGGAGCTTCAATGTTCTTGATTCGCCATTGTTTG AGAAGAAATCTGATAAAGGTGTGCACCTGGTTGCGTCACTTTGTCAAAAATACCACACCTCTGAAGATGAGGTGAAGGAAATGATACAGAAAGCGAATGAGCTAATTTCAAATATCTTGAAGAAAAAGTCATGCTCAGCTTCACAATGCAAAGCTGAAAACCTAGACAATATTGACCCGG ACGATTTGACTTACTTTGAAGATTTGTTGGAAGATTCATCACTTCCAACTTGTATCAGTTTGTTAGAGAAGGATTATGATGCTACAGTTGGGCACAAGGGTGATATAGATGAAAAAGTCTTTGTTAATGAGGATGACAGCTTACTAGGATCAGGGAGTCTTTCAGGTGGTGCAGTGAACATAAGTGGTTCCAAG AGAAAATTTGATGACATGTCCTCTCCAACAAAAACAATTACAAGTCCACTCTCGCCTTCTCGATCACCTTCACTACTGATAAATGGGGCTCGCAGTGGTATGAACATAAGAATAACATCTACTCCTGTAAGCACTGCAATGACAACTGCTAAGTGGCTTCGTACTGTTGTATCGCCGCTTCCATCGAAGCCATCTCCACAGCTGGAAAAGTATTTCATGTTATGTGATAGGAATATAAGTAATGAGGTTGTCCGTAGGGCTCATATAATTATGGAGGCGATCTTTCCAAATAGTGCTCTTGGGGAGAGATGTGTTGCTGGAAGTCTACCAAATTCCAACTTAACGGACAACATATGGGCTCAGCAAAGACGATTAGAAGCGCTGAAGCTGTACTACCGGGTATTGGAGGCAATGTGCACAGCTGAGTCTCAGTTGTTGCATGCTAATAATTTGACTTCTTTGCTAACTAATGAAAGGTTCCACAGATGCATGCTTGCATGCTCTGCAGAACTGGTGTTAGCCACTCATAAAACAGTCACAATGTTGTTTCCAGCGGTATTAGAGAAAACTGGGATCACAGCTTTTGATCTTAGCAAGGTGATTGAAAGTTTTATTAGACATGAAGATTCTCTTCCAAGAGAGCTTAGAAGGCATTTAAATTCCTTGGAAGAAAGGCTCTTGGAGAGCATGGTTTGGGAAAAAGGCTCTTCAATGTATAATTCTTTGATTATTGCAAGACCAGCTCTATCTACCGAAATAAATCGTTTTGGGCTACTGGCAGAACCAATGCCATCCCTAGATGCAATTGCTGCGTACATTAACATTTCTTGTGGAGGCTTGCCGCCTCTTCCATCATCACATAAACATGAGGCTGCAGCAG GACAAAATGGTGATATGAGATCCCCGAAGAGAACTTTATCAGAGTATCGAAGTGTCCTAGTAGATCGCAATTCCTTTACATCACCGGTAAAGGAGCGATTGATAAACAATCTCAAGCAGAAGCTAACTCCTCCAGCTTTGCAGTCAGCTTTTGCAAG TCCAACAAGGCTGAGTCCTGGAGGTGGAGGAGAAACATGTGCAGAGACTGgggtaaatatatttttcagcAAG ATCATGAAGCTAGCTGCTGTCAGAATCAACGGTATGATTGAAAAGCTTGAGAAGAAATCTGAGAGTCCTCCATCACAAAAATCAAAAGCCAAAAGACAATCTCAGGAACAGCTGAGAGAGAGTGTATATTGCCTTTTTCAGAAAATTCTCAATCAAAGGACGTCCTTATTTTTTAATCGCCACATTGACCAAATAATCCTTTGCTCTTTGTATGGAGTTGCTAAG ATTCTTCAATACCCCCTTCAGTTCAAGGAAATTATTTTGAACTACCGTAAGCAAACTCATTGTAAACCACAAGTTTTTCGAAGTGTATTTGTTGATTGGTCATCTCCACCTAGAAATGGA AGACAAGGGCAGGATCATGTTGATATCATAACATTTTATAACGAGGTATTTATTCCTTCTGTAAAGCCTCTTCTCGTTGAGCTTGGCCCTCAAGGAGCTGGTGTGAAAACTGACTTGGTTCCTGATAGTAGTAATAACAAAAATG GTCAATGCCCGGGGTCACCTAAAATATCTACATTCCCAAATCTTCCTGACATGTCCCCGAAGAAGGTGGCAACAAATGTCTACGTTTCTCCATTGCGGTCGTCAAAG ATGGATGTTCTAATAACAAACAGCTCCAAGAGTTACTATGCTTGTGTAGGAGAAAGCACACATGCTTATCAAAGCCCATCAAAAGATTTGACGGCCATTAATGACCGCTTGAATAGGCATATGGTTGACACGAATGCTTATCAAAGCCCAACAAAAGATTTGATTGCCACTAATGACCACTCAAATAG TAGTCGCAGAGTTAGGGGAGCTCTAAACTTCGAATCAGATCCAGATGTCGGCCTTGTAAGCGATTCTCTTGTGGCTAACAGCCTCTATCTTCAGAATGGAAACTGTACGAGAAACTCATCTCCAGTACCAATGAAAACCGAACAGCCCGATTCTTAG
- the LOC130811430 gene encoding retinoblastoma-related protein isoform X1, giving the protein MSPSVVKMDESKTASVNCVNSGEIETQYAELCKNQFCIDGKTFSEAMKLFTDSKSILLNNVSTMGSTSPEELEKYLFAFVLYTSRRLSERTTTDASEDQSGVTLCQILKALKLNLIDYLKELPQFILKVGAILSNMYGADWEKRLEAKELQANFVHLSCLSKYYKRTYHEFFKTEADKMSGDARSCSSGCVSEYYRFGWLLFLSLRVHAFSRFKDLVTSTTGIVSVLAILIIHIPTHMRSFNVLDSPLFEKKSDKGVHLVASLCQKYHTSEDEVKEMIQKANELISNILKKKSCSASQCKAENLDNIDPDDLTYFEDLLEDSSLPTCISLLEKDYDATVGHKGDIDEKVFVNEDDSLLGSGSLSGGAVNISGSKRKFDDMSSPTKTITSPLSPSRSPSLLINGARSGMNIRITSTPVSTAMTTAKWLRTVVSPLPSKPSPQLEKYFMLCDRNISNEVVRRAHIIMEAIFPNSALGERCVAGSLPNSNLTDNIWAQQRRLEALKLYYRVLEAMCTAESQLLHANNLTSLLTNERFHRCMLACSAELVLATHKTVTMLFPAVLEKTGITAFDLSKVIESFIRHEDSLPRELRRHLNSLEERLLESMVWEKGSSMYNSLIIARPALSTEINRFGLLAEPMPSLDAIAAYINISCGGLPPLPSSHKHEAAAGQNGDMRSPKRTLSEYRSVLVDRNSFTSPVKERLINNLKQKLTPPALQSAFASPTRLSPGGGGETCAETGVNIFFSKIMKLAAVRINGMIEKLEKKSESPPSQKSKAKRQSQEQLRESVYCLFQKILNQRTSLFFNRHIDQIILCSLYGVAKILQYPLQFKEIILNYRKQTHCKPQVFRSVFVDWSSPPRNGRQGQDHVDIITFYNEVFIPSVKPLLVELGPQGAGVKTDLVPDSSNNKNGQCPGSPKISTFPNLPDMSPKKVATNVYVSPLRSSKMDVLITNSSKSYYACVGESTHAYQSPSKDLTAINDRLNRHMVDTNAYQSPTKDLIATNDHSNSRRVRGALNFESDPDVGLVSDSLVANSLYLQNGNCTRNSSPVPMKTEQPDS; this is encoded by the exons ATGAGTCCATCTGTTGTAAAAATGGATGAATCGAAGACAGCATCAGTGAACTGTGTAAACAGTGGTGAAATCGAAACTCAATATGCTGAACTCTGCAAG AACCAGTTTTGCATTGATGGCAAAACGTTTTCGGAAGCCATGAAGCTTTTTACAGATAGCAAAAGTATTCTGCTGAATAATGTGTCAACTATGGGAAGCACATCG CCAGAAGAATTAGAGAAATATTTGTTCGCTTTTGTTCTTTACACTAGTAGGAGACTGAGTGAAAGAACTACAACTGATGCAAGTGAAGATCAAAGTGGTGTTACATTGTGCCAGATTTTAAAAGCTTTGAAATTGAA CCTTATAGATTATCTCAAAGAGCTTCCTCAGTTTATCTTGAAGGTTGGTGCAATTTTAAGTAATATGTATGGTGCAGATTGGGAGAAGAGGCTGGAG GCAAAGGAATTGCAAGCCAATTTCGTGCACTTGAGCTGTCTAAGCAA GTACTACAAGAGAACATATCACGAATTTTTCAAAACCGAAGCTGATAAAATGTCTGGTGATGCAAGAAGTTGTTCTTCTGGTTGTGTTTCAGAGTATTATAGGTTTGGTTGGCTGCTGTTTTTGTCCCTTCGTGTCCATGCCTTCAGCAGGTTTAAGGACCTAGTAACCAGCACTACTGGAATAGTCTCTGTGTTG GCCATCTTGATCATTCACATCCCTACTCATATGAGGAGCTTCAATGTTCTTGATTCGCCATTGTTTG AGAAGAAATCTGATAAAGGTGTGCACCTGGTTGCGTCACTTTGTCAAAAATACCACACCTCTGAAGATGAGGTGAAGGAAATGATACAGAAAGCGAATGAGCTAATTTCAAATATCTTGAAGAAAAAGTCATGCTCAGCTTCACAATGCAAAGCTGAAAACCTAGACAATATTGACCCGG ACGATTTGACTTACTTTGAAGATTTGTTGGAAGATTCATCACTTCCAACTTGTATCAGTTTGTTAGAGAAGGATTATGATGCTACAGTTGGGCACAAGGGTGATATAGATGAAAAAGTCTTTGTTAATGAGGATGACAGCTTACTAGGATCAGGGAGTCTTTCAGGTGGTGCAGTGAACATAAGTGGTTCCAAG AGAAAATTTGATGACATGTCCTCTCCAACAAAAACAATTACAAGTCCACTCTCGCCTTCTCGATCACCTTCACTACTGATAAATGGGGCTCGCAGTGGTATGAACATAAGAATAACATCTACTCCTGTAAGCACTGCAATGACAACTGCTAAGTGGCTTCGTACTGTTGTATCGCCGCTTCCATCGAAGCCATCTCCACAGCTGGAAAAGTATTTCATGTTATGTGATAGGAATATAAGTAATGAGGTTGTCCGTAGGGCTCATATAATTATGGAGGCGATCTTTCCAAATAGTGCTCTTGGGGAGAGATGTGTTGCTGGAAGTCTACCAAATTCCAACTTAACGGACAACATATGGGCTCAGCAAAGACGATTAGAAGCGCTGAAGCTGTACTACCGGGTATTGGAGGCAATGTGCACAGCTGAGTCTCAGTTGTTGCATGCTAATAATTTGACTTCTTTGCTAACTAATGAAAGGTTCCACAGATGCATGCTTGCATGCTCTGCAGAACTGGTGTTAGCCACTCATAAAACAGTCACAATGTTGTTTCCAGCGGTATTAGAGAAAACTGGGATCACAGCTTTTGATCTTAGCAAGGTGATTGAAAGTTTTATTAGACATGAAGATTCTCTTCCAAGAGAGCTTAGAAGGCATTTAAATTCCTTGGAAGAAAGGCTCTTGGAGAGCATGGTTTGGGAAAAAGGCTCTTCAATGTATAATTCTTTGATTATTGCAAGACCAGCTCTATCTACCGAAATAAATCGTTTTGGGCTACTGGCAGAACCAATGCCATCCCTAGATGCAATTGCTGCGTACATTAACATTTCTTGTGGAGGCTTGCCGCCTCTTCCATCATCACATAAACATGAGGCTGCAGCAG GACAAAATGGTGATATGAGATCCCCGAAGAGAACTTTATCAGAGTATCGAAGTGTCCTAGTAGATCGCAATTCCTTTACATCACCGGTAAAGGAGCGATTGATAAACAATCTCAAGCAGAAGCTAACTCCTCCAGCTTTGCAGTCAGCTTTTGCAAG TCCAACAAGGCTGAGTCCTGGAGGTGGAGGAGAAACATGTGCAGAGACTGgggtaaatatatttttcagcAAG ATCATGAAGCTAGCTGCTGTCAGAATCAACGGTATGATTGAAAAGCTTGAGAAGAAATCTGAGAGTCCTCCATCACAAAAATCAAAAGCCAAAAGACAATCTCAGGAACAGCTGAGAGAGAGTGTATATTGCCTTTTTCAGAAAATTCTCAATCAAAGGACGTCCTTATTTTTTAATCGCCACATTGACCAAATAATCCTTTGCTCTTTGTATGGAGTTGCTAAG ATTCTTCAATACCCCCTTCAGTTCAAGGAAATTATTTTGAACTACCGTAAGCAAACTCATTGTAAACCACAAGTTTTTCGAAGTGTATTTGTTGATTGGTCATCTCCACCTAGAAATGGA AGACAAGGGCAGGATCATGTTGATATCATAACATTTTATAACGAGGTATTTATTCCTTCTGTAAAGCCTCTTCTCGTTGAGCTTGGCCCTCAAGGAGCTGGTGTGAAAACTGACTTGGTTCCTGATAGTAGTAATAACAAAAATG GTCAATGCCCGGGGTCACCTAAAATATCTACATTCCCAAATCTTCCTGACATGTCCCCGAAGAAGGTGGCAACAAATGTCTACGTTTCTCCATTGCGGTCGTCAAAG ATGGATGTTCTAATAACAAACAGCTCCAAGAGTTACTATGCTTGTGTAGGAGAAAGCACACATGCTTATCAAAGCCCATCAAAAGATTTGACGGCCATTAATGACCGCTTGAATAGGCATATGGTTGACACGAATGCTTATCAAAGCCCAACAAAAGATTTGATTGCCACTAATGACCACTCAAATAG TCGCAGAGTTAGGGGAGCTCTAAACTTCGAATCAGATCCAGATGTCGGCCTTGTAAGCGATTCTCTTGTGGCTAACAGCCTCTATCTTCAGAATGGAAACTGTACGAGAAACTCATCTCCAGTACCAATGAAAACCGAACAGCCCGATTCTTAG
- the LOC130811429 gene encoding filament-like plant protein 4, giving the protein MDRRSWPWKKKSSDKSAAEKVIATLDSVAGASSASGGSHPDKGQDKHKNSNYVQISIESYTHLSGLENQVKTYEEQVKVYEDQVKTYEDQVKTMEDEINELNEKFSTANSEITTKEELVKQHAKVAEEAVSGWEKAEAEALSLKNHLETVTLAKLAAEDRAAHLDGALKECMRQIRNLKEENDHKLQELTLTKNKQYDRMKHELETKMASLDQELMQAESESAALSRSLQERSNMLIKVNEEKSRAEAEIELLKTNVESCEREINSLKYELHIVSKELEIRNEEKNMSVKSAEAANKQQMEGVKKIAKLEAECQRLRGLVRKKLPGPAALAQMKLEVESLGRDHGETRMRRSPARPASPQFSSSPHMSTLPEFSLDGSQNFQKENEYLTERLLAMEEETKMLKEALAKRNSELQTSRSICAKTASKLQSLEAQVQMFNTQKGFTKTEIVQAERSFSQHASNPPSMTSFSEDGKDDDTVSCAESWASTLVTELSHNKDKSKDKHVKTENGKHLELMDDFEEMEKLARLSEDSNGSMSIADSSPSKVAHADVNSAMMSSKQVHASDSPAKPSASGDSKLKTELLPLMNLQSRISKVFESVSKESDVVKILDDIRHVVQEVHDTLSPNSINCVFEEKHCSDGDADQQAVPEAVVATAEKEIYLSDNGKYEKLNEDQAAALSQIHNFVLFLGKESRAVHVVSDDKDALGHKVEEFSIIFNRVMCNEISLEDFVYALSDVMAKASKLSFSVLGYKGNEVEANSPDCIDKIALPENKSLQRESYLNGCGHISDCSSNPEVPQDANVMSGLESRSYKCSIEEYEQLKMEKDSMERELSQCSQDLETAKSQLREMEKQLVDVQSELASSRNMNSLAETQLKCMAESYKMLEKQAAELQNDVNTLKSKLEFLDNELEAEKLNHQDTLVRCKDLEEQLQRNEECTVCSSAAEVDDRTKQEKELEAAAEKLAECQETIFLLSKQLKTMRPHSEFMGSPISERSQRGKSLDEEEPTISRKNTDLDHVEMDAATSTHLSRLGSGSPSDLYNAPFSTSDSEGNILRSPISKNARHRPTKSGSSTSSTPTPEKHSRGFSRFFSSKGKIGY; this is encoded by the exons ATGGACCGTCGGAGTTGGCCTTGGAAGAAGAAATCATCCGATAAGTCGGCTGCAGAGAAGGTTATTGCTACATTGGATTCTGTTGCTGGGGCATCTTCGGCTTCTGGCGGATCTCATCCAGATAAG GGACAAGATAAACACAAGAACTCGAATTATGTTCAGATTTCCATCGAGTCTTACACGCATTTGAGTGGATTGGAAAATCAGGTGAAGACGTATGAGGAACAAGTGAAAGTATATGAAGACCAAGTAAAGACCTATGAAGATCAAGTCAAAACAATGGAGGATGAAATTAATGAACTTAATGAGAAATTCTCGACAGCTAATTCGGAGATAACTACCAAGGAAGAACTTGTCAAACAGCATGCTAAGGTGGCTGAAGAAGCCGTTTCAG GTTGGGAGAAGGCGGAAGCAGAAGCTCTGTCGTTGAAGAATCATTTGGAGACTGTAACTTTAGCAAAATTAGCAGCAGAAGATAGGGCTGCCCATTTGGATGGTGCTTTGAAAGAATGCATGAGACAGATAAGAAATCTGAAGGAAGAGAATGATCATAAGCTTCAAGAACTTACGCTAACGAAGAACAAGCAGTACGACAGAATGAAACATGAGCTGGAAACAAAGATGGCTAGCTTGGATCAGGAGCTCATGCAGGCTGAAAGCGAGAGTGCTGCTCTTTCCAGATCATTGCAGGAGCGTTCGAACATGCTTATTAAAGTCAATGAAGAAAAGTCTAGAGCTGAAGCAGAGATTGAGCTCTTGAAAACCAATGTTGAATCTTGTGAGAGGGAAATTAACTCGTTGAAATACGAACTTCATATCGTCTCCAAGGAGCTGGAAATTCGTAACGAAGAAAAGAATATGAGTGTCAAGTCTGCCGAAGCAGCCAACAAGCAGCAGATGGAAGGTGTGAAGAAAATTGCTAAGCTAGAAGCTGAGTGCCAAAGATTACGTGGTCTCGTACGAAAGAAGTTGCCTGGCCCTGCTGCACTGGCCCAAATGAAGCTAGAAGTAGAAAGCCTTGGTAGAGATCATGGAGAAACTCGTATGAGAAGGTCTCCAGCTAGGCCTGCTAGTCCTCAGTTTTCATCAAGTCCCCACATGTCTACGCTACCTGAATTCTCGCTTGACGGTTCCCAGAATTTCCAAAAGGAGAATGAGTATCTAACTGAGCGGCTTTTGGCCATGGAAGAAGAGACAAAGATGCTGAAAGAAGCATTGGCGAAACGCAACAGTGAATTGCAAACTTCTAGGAGTATTTGTGCCAAGACCGCTAGTAAACTTCAAAGTCTGGAAGCACaagtacaaatgttcaatacaCAAAAGGGTTTTACAAAAACTGAAATCGTTCAAGCTGAGCGTTCTTTTAGTCAACATGCTAGTAATCCTCCAAGTATgacttccttttctgaagacgGTAAAGATGATGATACAGTTAGTTGCGCTGAGTCATGGGCTTCCACACTAGTCACCGAACTATCTCATAATAAAGATAAGAGCAAGGATAAACATGTGAAAACTGAAAATGGAAAACATTTGGAACTTATGGATGACTTCGAAGAAATGGAAAAACTTGCCCGTTTATCTGAAGATTCAAATGGTTCGATGTCCATTGCAGACAGTTCACCCAGTAAGGTTGCCCATGCTGATGTTAACAGTGCAATGATGTCGTCGAAGCAAGTGCATGCATCAGATTCACCAGCCAAACCTTCCGCTTCGGGAGATTCAAAACTTAAGACGGAACTATTGCCTTTGATGAACTTGCAATCAAGAATATCCAAGGTGTTTGAATCTGTCTCAAAGGAATCTGATGTTGTGAAAATTTTGGACGATATTAGACATGTTGTGCAAGAGGTGCACGATACTCTTAGTCCAAACTCGATAAACTGTGTCTTTGAGGAGAAGCACTGCTCAGATGGTGATGCTGATCAGCAAGCTGTACCAGAGGCTGTTGTGGCTACTGCAGAAAAGGAAATTTATTTGTCTGACAATGGAAAATATGAGAAACTAAATGAAGATCAAGCAGCAGCCTTATCTCAGATTCACAATTTTGTATTGTTCCTCGGGAAGGAATCTCGAGCAGTTCACGTTGTCTCTGATGATAAAGATGCACTAGGCCATAAAGTTGAGGAGTTTTCAATCATCTTCAACAGAGTAATGTGCAATGAAATCAGCCTTGAAGATTTTGTTTATGCGCTCTCGGATGTGATGGCCAAAGCTAGCAAACTTAGCTTTAGTGTCTTGGGCTACAAGGGTAATGAAGTAGAAGCGAACAGTCCTGATTGTATAGACAAAATTGCATTGCCCGAAAACAAATCACTCCAAAGAGAGAGTTATCTTAATGGCTGTGGTCATATCTCTGACTGTTCCTCAAATCCCGAGGTTCCTCAGGATGCTAATGTTATGTCAGGCTTGGAGTCACGGTCATACAAATGCTCAATAGAAGAATATGAACAGCTGAAAATGGAGAAAGACAGCATGGAAAGGGAATTGTCGCAATGCTCTCAAGATCTGGAAACAGCGAAATCTCAGTTACGAGAAATGGAGAAACAACTGGTAGATGTCCAATCAGAGCTGGCATCTTCCCGGAACATGAATAGCTTGGCTGAGACTCAACTTAAATGCATGGCAGAGTCATACAAGATGCTCGAAAAACAAGCTGCAGAGCTACAAAATGATGTCAATACTTTGAAGTCGAAATTGGAATTTCTGGATAATGAACTTGAGGCTGAAAAACTAAATCATCAAGACACTCTAGTCAGATGTAAAGATCTCGAAGAACAGCTACAAAG AAATGAGGAATGCACAGTGTGCTCTTCCGCTGCTGAGGTTGATGATAGAACCAAACAA GAAAAAGAACTAGAGGCTGCAGCAGAGAAACTAGCTGAGTGCCAAGAAACCATATTTCTTCTTAGCAAGCAACTGAAAACCATGCGTCCCCACTCGGAATTCATGGGTTCTCCCATCAGTGAGAGGAGCCAAAGAGGTAAAAGCCTCGATGAAGAAGAGCCAACTATAAGCAGGAAGAATACGGATTTGGATCATGTTGAGATGGATGCTGCCACTTCCACTCATCTATCACGGCTAGGTTCTGGTTCACCTTCGGATCTCTACAACGCACCATTTAGTACATCAGACAGCGAAGGAAATATCCTGAGATCACCCATTTCGAAAAATGCAAGGCACAGACCCACCAAGTCTGGATCTTCCACTTCTTCCACTCCCACACCGGAAAAGCACTCGCGCGGTTTTAGCAGGTTCTTCTCATCAAAGGGTAAGATCGGCTATTAA